From the genome of Marixanthomonas ophiurae, one region includes:
- a CDS encoding DUF3987 domain-containing protein produces the protein MKKNFNPKDWLQQPKIAEQPMATQKATSTVAIDSNDIERYITAIEQSSTDITADYARWRDIGFAFAEAYNEQGRDYYHRISRNYSGYDQKECDEQYTKCLNAKGHGITIATFYHYAHQAGIKTQRPQTEVATLPVAEATKEKLPTFPDSLYDTIPDFIKHLVMPANGNEEKDIMLLGALTAFSACFPNLFGIYDERKVYSNLYLFVTAPASAGKGKLNQIKKLVAPIHKLHREQSKTLKQQYESEMATYNMNKGKNENLEKPGKPPERMLFIPANNSVTGVYQLISNNEGRGLMFETEGDTLAQAFKSDYGNYSDGFRKAFHHETISYYRRTDREYVDIENPCLSTVLSGTPKQIAALVPNAENGLFSRFIFYYMNIKPVWKDVFAKRAKVGLEEHYEQLGKVFLGLYRTLKNNPPIEVTLSRKQQQQFNEFFTALQTKYINLQPEEYIATVRRLGLIAFRFTMLFTGLRIMEDGDVNKIKKCEDVDFENAIAMIEILVKHSSKVFNDLPIEPKTQKRLNKKERFLEQLAIKFTRQDYLKVASKLKIPHKTAEGYITNFVKSGIIHRDKYNEYLKPK, from the coding sequence ATGAAGAAGAACTTCAATCCTAAAGACTGGTTGCAGCAACCAAAGATTGCAGAGCAACCTATGGCAACCCAAAAAGCAACCTCTACGGTTGCCATTGATAGCAATGATATTGAAAGGTACATCACGGCCATTGAACAATCAAGCACAGATATTACTGCCGATTATGCAAGATGGCGTGATATAGGTTTCGCTTTTGCGGAAGCATACAATGAACAAGGTAGAGACTATTATCATAGAATTAGCCGTAACTATTCAGGTTACGACCAAAAGGAATGTGACGAGCAATACACAAAATGCCTGAATGCCAAAGGGCACGGTATAACGATTGCAACATTCTATCATTATGCACATCAAGCAGGTATAAAAACGCAACGGCCGCAAACAGAGGTTGCAACCTTACCGGTAGCAGAAGCAACCAAAGAGAAACTACCTACGTTTCCTGATAGCCTATATGATACGATACCTGATTTTATAAAACACTTAGTTATGCCGGCAAACGGCAATGAGGAAAAGGACATAATGTTATTGGGTGCGCTAACCGCTTTTAGTGCCTGTTTTCCTAATCTGTTTGGCATTTATGATGAACGCAAGGTGTACAGCAATCTATACTTATTTGTTACGGCACCAGCAAGCGCAGGAAAAGGAAAGCTTAACCAAATTAAAAAGTTGGTTGCCCCTATCCACAAGCTACATCGTGAACAATCCAAAACCCTTAAACAGCAGTATGAGAGCGAAATGGCTACCTACAATATGAATAAGGGCAAGAATGAAAACCTTGAGAAACCAGGTAAACCGCCAGAACGTATGCTGTTTATTCCTGCAAACAATAGTGTGACAGGAGTGTATCAGTTGATTTCTAATAATGAAGGACGCGGGTTGATGTTTGAAACCGAAGGCGACACTTTAGCGCAAGCCTTTAAAAGTGATTACGGTAATTATAGCGATGGTTTTAGAAAAGCATTTCATCACGAAACAATTAGCTATTACCGCAGAACAGATCGCGAATATGTAGATATTGAAAACCCTTGTTTATCTACGGTGTTATCAGGTACACCTAAACAAATAGCAGCATTAGTTCCTAATGCAGAAAACGGCTTATTCAGCAGGTTTATATTCTACTATATGAACATCAAACCAGTCTGGAAAGATGTATTTGCCAAACGTGCCAAAGTCGGTTTGGAAGAACATTATGAGCAACTGGGCAAGGTTTTTTTAGGACTATACAGAACCCTCAAAAACAATCCGCCTATTGAAGTGACGCTTTCGCGAAAGCAACAACAGCAATTCAACGAGTTTTTTACAGCCTTACAAACTAAATATATCAACTTGCAACCTGAAGAATATATTGCAACGGTAAGACGCTTAGGCCTAATCGCGTTTCGCTTCACAATGCTTTTTACAGGCTTGCGAATTATGGAAGATGGCGATGTAAATAAAATTAAGAAGTGTGAAGATGTAGATTTTGAAAACGCTATTGCGATGATTGAAATACTAGTAAAACATAGCAGTAAGGTATTTAATGATTTACCTATAGAGCCTAAAACACAAAAGCGACTTAACAAAAAAGAAAGGTTTCTAGAGCAATTAGCCATAAAATTTACGAGGCAAGATTATTTAAAAGTAGCGAGTAAGCTTAAAATTCCGCATAAAACAGCTGAGGGCTACATTACAAACTTTGTAAAATCGGGTATAATCCACAGAGACAAGTATAATGAATATCTGAAGCCGAAATAA
- a CDS encoding helix-turn-helix domain-containing protein, with translation MKKAIGEYLRDLRKADGLTLTQMGAKLGMDSGALSKVENGKKLLDAGYLPVIANIFNLDLEILKSEFFAEKIANELIENACNENTLKLAEEKVKYIKINSAKQAKLNI, from the coding sequence ATGAAAAAAGCAATTGGTGAATACCTTAGAGACTTGCGTAAAGCCGATGGACTTACCCTAACCCAAATGGGTGCTAAGTTAGGGATGGATTCTGGCGCATTGAGCAAAGTTGAAAACGGTAAAAAGTTATTAGATGCAGGCTATTTACCTGTAATAGCTAACATTTTCAATTTAGACTTAGAGATATTAAAGTCTGAGTTTTTTGCAGAGAAAATCGCAAACGAACTTATTGAAAATGCCTGCAATGAAAACACACTCAAGCTTGCCGAAGAAAAGGTAAAATACATTAAAATAAACTCAGCTAAACAAGCTAAACTCAATATATAA
- a CDS encoding DNA cytosine methyltransferase, giving the protein MSKLVIADLFSGVGGLSQGFISQGFDVEFAIEYDKDIALSYQKNHPSTKMYSQDISTIDFEELKKNHSKIDVVVGGPPCQGFSQKGKRLSVNDDRNYMFKRFIDAVEVFKPQYFVLENVPNILTTANGFFKNEIIKGFEDLGYKVNADVLNASDYGVPQNRRRAFFVGSLGKEKLSFPKVKNKKVTVKEAIYDLPFINSGEGTQESIYIELATTKFQKKLRNGSKVLHNHVATNHSKVALERLSLIPKGKGKEVLPPEHRTKSIYSGTWSRLKEDDIAATITTRFDTPSSGLFTHPILNRCLTVREAARIQSFPDSFVFYGSKTNQMKQVGNAVPPLLAAEIAKIIKLDNETAYATTK; this is encoded by the coding sequence ATGAGTAAACTGGTTATAGCAGATTTATTCTCTGGTGTAGGTGGACTTTCACAAGGTTTTATTTCACAAGGCTTTGATGTAGAGTTTGCTATTGAATATGACAAAGATATTGCACTCTCATATCAAAAAAACCATCCTTCAACAAAGATGTACAGTCAGGATATTAGCACAATTGATTTTGAAGAGTTGAAAAAAAACCACAGCAAAATAGATGTGGTTGTTGGTGGACCACCTTGTCAAGGATTTTCCCAAAAAGGAAAACGATTGAGTGTTAATGATGACAGGAACTATATGTTCAAGCGATTCATAGATGCTGTTGAAGTTTTTAAACCACAGTATTTCGTTTTGGAAAACGTACCCAATATTTTGACTACTGCAAACGGGTTTTTTAAGAATGAAATCATTAAAGGGTTTGAGGATTTAGGGTATAAAGTCAATGCAGATGTATTGAATGCTTCCGACTATGGCGTACCACAAAATAGAAGACGTGCTTTTTTTGTAGGCTCTCTTGGAAAAGAAAAACTTAGTTTTCCTAAAGTAAAGAATAAGAAAGTAACTGTTAAAGAAGCTATATATGACCTACCTTTTATTAATTCAGGTGAAGGAACTCAAGAGTCTATCTATATAGAATTAGCAACAACGAAATTTCAAAAGAAACTTCGCAATGGCTCAAAGGTCTTGCACAATCACGTGGCTACAAATCATTCAAAAGTTGCTTTGGAAAGACTAAGCCTTATTCCAAAAGGAAAGGGCAAGGAAGTGTTACCACCGGAGCATAGGACAAAATCTATATATAGTGGTACTTGGTCAAGGTTAAAAGAAGATGATATTGCTGCTACAATTACAACGAGATTTGACACCCCTTCTTCTGGTTTGTTTACACACCCTATTCTAAATAGATGTCTTACAGTACGTGAAGCAGCACGCATACAATCATTTCCAGATAGTTTCGTCTTTTATGGTTCCAAAACCAATCAAATGAAACAAGTAGGTAATGCCGTACCGCCATTACTGGCTGCTGAAATTGCAAAGATTATAAAATTAGACAACGAAACAGCTTATGCAACTACCAAATAG
- a CDS encoding DNA-methyltransferase translates to MLTYPTEYIEYFVSEPSLDLFSYLDENNLEDKFLVTSTNRDITFESIAPNCLLGNGNCTNFLSFIDSNSVDLILTDPPYNLGEFMHRRNTNLVKMRENQFAYAGWDNLSQDDWEIEMDNFFKESARILRKSGSLLLFMSLIKIETIIKLATKYGFYYKTTGIWHKTNPMPRNMNIHFVNSTEAWVYFVYKDTSGVFNNNGKMVHDFIETSLTTAKEKKFGKHPTQKPLKLMKHFIEHLSHKDDVVLDPFMGSGSTGVAAHRLKRKFIGIELSEEYYELSKKRIINE, encoded by the coding sequence ATGTTAACATATCCTACAGAATACATTGAGTATTTCGTCAGCGAACCAAGTTTAGACTTGTTCAGTTATTTAGATGAAAACAACTTGGAAGATAAGTTTTTAGTAACATCAACTAATAGGGATATCACTTTTGAGTCCATTGCCCCCAATTGTTTGTTAGGTAATGGAAATTGTACAAATTTTCTTTCGTTCATCGATTCCAATTCTGTTGACTTAATCCTTACGGACCCACCTTATAATTTAGGCGAGTTTATGCACAGAAGGAATACGAATCTTGTTAAGATGCGCGAAAATCAATTTGCTTACGCTGGGTGGGATAATCTCTCTCAAGATGATTGGGAAATTGAGATGGATAATTTCTTTAAGGAAAGTGCGAGAATACTTCGCAAGAGTGGTTCACTCTTATTGTTTATGTCATTAATCAAGATTGAAACCATTATTAAGCTTGCCACTAAATACGGGTTCTATTACAAAACAACTGGCATTTGGCATAAGACAAATCCGATGCCTAGAAATATGAATATTCACTTTGTAAACTCTACTGAAGCTTGGGTATATTTTGTCTACAAAGACACGTCTGGTGTTTTTAATAATAATGGAAAAATGGTTCACGATTTTATTGAAACATCACTTACCACGGCGAAGGAAAAAAAGTTTGGTAAGCATCCAACGCAAAAGCCTTTAAAATTAATGAAGCACTTCATAGAACATCTTTCGCACAAAGATGATGTAGTGTTAGACCCATTTATGGGTAGTGGCTCTACTGGTGTAGCTGCTCATAGATTAAAACGCAAATTTATTGGCATAGAGTTATCTGAAGAATATTACGAATTATCTAAAAAAAGAATTATCAATGAGTAA